The Halalkalicoccus sp. NIPERK01 genome window below encodes:
- a CDS encoding FAD-binding oxidoreductase yields MAIEDPLNKTEYETLSQGIHGGVLRPGGDGYDDARTIWNAMIDRKPAIIVRPTGAADVITAVDFAREHDLPLAVKGGGHNVAGSAVCDDGLMIDLSPMSSVRVDPAAQIARVGPGATMADLDHEAQAFGLATPGGVISTTGVAGITLGGGLGWLSRKYGLTVDNLRSVDVVTVDGEVITASEDENVDLFWAIRGGGGNFGIVTSFEFDLHEIGRNVLFGPIVYPYEDAPDVLAHYQEFTRDAPRDCCVWANSVAAPPLPFLPDDVHGTTVLILVLFYTGDLEKGKTVLEPLREYGDPIADAVAPTRYTEAQRMLDDLYVEGARNYWKAPNFTECTEKTIDTITEYADRFPTPYSEILIHQVGGAVNDVKSDATAYPHRDTEFIVTVAARWEDPARDDECIAWVRECHDALADGATGGTYANFEGDREGREQNAYGENYDRLAELKSKYDPKNVFRLNQNVKPAD; encoded by the coding sequence ATGGCAATCGAAGATCCACTAAACAAAACGGAATACGAAACGCTCTCCCAGGGAATCCACGGCGGGGTACTCCGGCCTGGAGGCGACGGCTATGACGACGCCCGGACGATCTGGAACGCGATGATTGACCGGAAGCCAGCCATCATCGTCCGTCCTACTGGGGCGGCCGATGTGATCACTGCGGTCGATTTCGCCCGCGAACACGACCTCCCCCTCGCTGTCAAAGGTGGTGGCCACAACGTCGCCGGCAGCGCCGTCTGTGACGATGGCCTCATGATCGACCTGTCGCCGATGTCGTCGGTGCGGGTCGATCCCGCAGCACAAATCGCCCGTGTCGGGCCCGGGGCGACGATGGCCGACCTCGACCACGAAGCGCAGGCCTTCGGCCTCGCCACGCCCGGCGGCGTCATCTCGACTACGGGTGTCGCTGGAATCACGCTTGGAGGTGGACTCGGTTGGCTCAGCCGCAAATACGGCTTGACGGTCGACAATCTCCGATCGGTCGATGTCGTCACTGTAGACGGGGAAGTAATAACCGCAAGCGAAGACGAGAATGTGGACCTCTTCTGGGCGATCCGCGGTGGGGGCGGTAACTTCGGGATCGTCACGTCGTTCGAGTTCGACCTCCACGAGATCGGCCGGAACGTGCTCTTCGGTCCGATCGTCTACCCGTACGAGGATGCCCCTGACGTCCTCGCCCACTACCAGGAATTCACCCGGGACGCACCGCGGGACTGCTGCGTCTGGGCGAACAGTGTGGCGGCACCGCCGCTCCCGTTCCTTCCGGACGACGTCCACGGCACCACGGTCCTGATACTCGTCCTGTTTTACACTGGCGACCTCGAAAAGGGCAAGACAGTACTCGAACCGCTCCGTGAGTACGGCGATCCCATCGCCGACGCCGTGGCGCCGACTCGCTATACGGAGGCCCAACGCATGCTGGATGACCTGTACGTAGAGGGGGCTCGGAACTACTGGAAGGCGCCTAATTTCACGGAATGCACCGAGAAGACGATCGACACCATCACCGAATACGCGGACCGATTCCCGACACCGTACTCCGAAATCCTCATCCACCAGGTCGGAGGCGCCGTCAACGACGTCAAGTCGGATGCGACCGCATATCCGCATCGGGACACGGAATTCATCGTGACTGTTGCCGCGCGCTGGGAGGATCCGGCGAGAGACGACGAATGTATCGCATGGGTACGGGAGTGCCACGATGCTCTTGCCGACGGTGCGACCGGCGGGACATACGCGAACTTCGAGGGCGATCGCGAAGGCCGTGAGCAGAACGCCTACGGCGAGAACTACGATCGGCTCGCCGAGCTGAAAAGCAAGTACGACCCGAAGAACGTCTTCCGGCTGAATCAAAACGTGAAACCAGCAGACTAG
- a CDS encoding Lrp/AsnC ligand binding domain-containing protein: MVKAYVMVITAAGTTPAILPEATKIDGVIEAHAIAGEYDVIVEVETEELSDLLPTITSQLQEIEGVGTTKTYITVS; this comes from the coding sequence ATGGTCAAGGCATACGTCATGGTGATCACCGCAGCGGGGACCACTCCGGCTATTCTCCCGGAGGCCACCAAGATCGACGGTGTAATCGAAGCACACGCCATCGCCGGTGAATATGACGTCATCGTCGAAGTCGAAACGGAGGAACTCTCCGATCTGCTCCCGACAATCACGTCGCAGCTTCAAGAAATCGAGGGTGTCGGGACTACGAAGACGTACATCACAGTATCGTAA
- a CDS encoding DUF1326 domain-containing protein — MTREWTIKGDYVEACNCDVACQCVWLEPPDDDVCNVSLAWHIEEGNYGDVDLNGLDVGMLISTEEGVMFGPETEWDVVLLVDETADDDQHAAIEDIYFGRAGGIWAPVADTHVRSADVATVPISFSRDGSDFSVEIGDVLQMDASGAVGFNEEVGTISPHPLTKSHEVQTGKSTTATVSYDDRFTWDVSGNNAYLGDFELANA; from the coding sequence ATGACACGAGAATGGACCATCAAGGGGGACTACGTCGAGGCCTGCAACTGCGACGTCGCATGCCAGTGCGTATGGCTAGAGCCGCCGGACGACGACGTCTGTAACGTCTCGTTAGCGTGGCACATCGAGGAGGGGAACTACGGCGACGTCGATCTGAACGGACTGGACGTCGGTATGCTCATCTCGACCGAGGAGGGCGTCATGTTCGGCCCCGAAACGGAGTGGGACGTCGTGCTACTCGTCGACGAGACGGCCGACGACGACCAGCACGCGGCTATCGAGGACATCTACTTCGGCCGCGCCGGCGGGATCTGGGCGCCCGTCGCCGACACGCACGTCAGGTCCGCCGACGTCGCGACCGTTCCGATCAGCTTCTCGCGGGACGGATCGGACTTCTCCGTCGAGATCGGGGACGTCCTCCAAATGGACGCGAGCGGCGCGGTCGGGTTCAACGAGGAGGTCGGCACGATCTCACCCCACCCGCTGACGAAGAGCCACGAGGTCCAGACCGGCAAGTCGACGACGGCCACCGTCTCCTACGACGACCGGTTCACGTGGGACGTCTCGGGGAACAACGCCTACCTCGGCGACTTCGAGCTGGCGAACGCCTGA
- a CDS encoding DUF2182 domain-containing protein, with protein sequence MNTYDSFRDRIDPRRVPIVVLVTYVIALLAWAALIGRWLPMPGGEMNARMHTSDPGVPEAMALSNGMTGIVLYLLMWGVMMIAMMYPSSVPLFRLYSTTLAGTTTAGKTARIGAFIGTYALVWTLTGIVPLALNRVVSVATLTNAHGGLLMGGTLLLLSGYQLSPYKYRCLRYCRSPLGFLMGHHRPGVRGAVRMSWRFSVFCVGCCWALFAFMVVVGSMNLIWMALIAVALSLERTVAWGEQLARAVGVLAGTAGIALIAISTI encoded by the coding sequence ATGAACACGTATGACTCGTTTCGGGACCGAATCGATCCGCGGCGCGTCCCCATCGTCGTGCTCGTCACCTACGTGATCGCGTTACTCGCATGGGCGGCACTCATCGGTCGCTGGCTCCCGATGCCCGGCGGGGAGATGAACGCACGGATGCACACGTCCGATCCGGGGGTGCCGGAGGCGATGGCGCTCTCGAACGGGATGACCGGTATCGTCCTGTACCTGCTCATGTGGGGCGTGATGATGATCGCGATGATGTACCCCTCGTCGGTCCCGCTCTTCCGGCTGTACTCCACAACGCTCGCGGGGACGACGACCGCGGGCAAAACGGCGCGGATCGGAGCGTTCATCGGAACGTACGCGCTCGTCTGGACGCTGACCGGCATCGTGCCACTCGCCCTCAATCGGGTGGTGTCTGTCGCGACTCTCACGAATGCCCACGGCGGACTCCTGATGGGAGGGACGCTCCTACTCCTGTCGGGATACCAGCTCTCCCCGTACAAATACCGGTGTCTACGGTACTGCCGGTCGCCGCTCGGGTTCCTGATGGGGCACCACCGGCCGGGGGTCCGTGGTGCCGTCCGGATGAGCTGGCGGTTCAGCGTCTTCTGCGTCGGGTGCTGTTGGGCGCTGTTCGCGTTCATGGTGGTCGTGGGTTCGATGAACCTCATCTGGATGGCGCTCATTGCGGTGGCGCTCTCGCTCGAACGGACCGTCGCGTGGGGTGAGCAACTGGCACGTGCGGTCGGTGTCCTCGCTGGCACGGCTGGGATCGCTCTCATCGCGATCTCGACGATATAG
- a CDS encoding M14 family zinc carboxypeptidase has product MKQRQVLKSIGGATAVGIAASGRVAAQECPDDFIKPGGPFVPETATINYNAFTSNDELYGTLEQLDARSDLEYEPIGETWQGRDIPYMRAGDGDTDVFYVTQQHGDEQHVTEAVLRLLQWLAAGGRRTDDVLDELTLHVVPRHNPDGWAPADDNETPTRANARPEDVCHDGPYFGPDQCGSVDPNRQHYFGIDPDLLADIDGIDPDLIPDENPSPETQAVLDKADEVGADIVTDWHHQFTYRNEDCEMVNASTRWPLNEAAPEDAVNLSRQISAYAYQQTEGYGHTTWDLYPGGTTANIARNAHGVRGRGSVLFEFRGQASQLGNASNGRLVTVINNVMTEILEGLASGDLYEVDPADADDIPPRGDYFWKELPRSEWGPEHEAYRE; this is encoded by the coding sequence ATGAAACAACGACAAGTACTGAAAAGCATCGGCGGGGCTACGGCAGTGGGAATCGCCGCATCCGGGCGAGTAGCAGCACAGGAGTGTCCGGACGACTTCATCAAGCCAGGTGGGCCGTTCGTCCCAGAAACAGCGACCATCAATTACAACGCTTTCACGAGCAACGACGAGCTGTACGGGACGCTCGAGCAACTCGACGCCCGGAGCGACCTCGAGTACGAGCCGATCGGCGAAACGTGGCAGGGCCGCGATATCCCCTACATGCGCGCCGGTGATGGCGACACCGACGTCTTCTACGTCACCCAGCAACACGGCGACGAGCAGCACGTGACCGAGGCCGTCCTGCGGCTTCTCCAGTGGCTCGCCGCCGGCGGGCGCCGCACCGATGACGTCCTCGACGAACTGACGCTCCACGTCGTCCCGCGACACAACCCCGATGGCTGGGCACCGGCAGACGACAACGAGACGCCTACACGGGCGAACGCACGGCCAGAGGACGTCTGCCATGATGGTCCGTACTTCGGACCGGATCAGTGTGGGTCGGTCGACCCGAACCGGCAGCACTACTTCGGCATCGATCCGGATCTCCTCGCCGATATCGACGGCATCGACCCCGACCTGATTCCGGACGAGAACCCGTCGCCGGAGACCCAAGCGGTGCTCGACAAGGCGGATGAGGTCGGCGCCGACATCGTCACCGACTGGCACCACCAGTTCACCTACCGCAACGAGGACTGCGAGATGGTCAACGCGTCAACCCGGTGGCCGCTCAACGAGGCAGCCCCTGAGGACGCGGTGAATCTCTCGCGACAGATCTCCGCGTACGCCTACCAGCAAACCGAGGGCTACGGTCATACGACGTGGGACCTCTACCCCGGCGGGACCACTGCGAACATCGCACGGAATGCACACGGCGTCCGGGGACGTGGCAGCGTCCTCTTCGAGTTCCGCGGGCAGGCGTCCCAGCTCGGCAACGCATCGAACGGGAGGCTCGTCACCGTAATCAACAACGTCATGACCGAGATTCTGGAGGGTCTTGCGTCCGGTGACCTCTACGAGGTCGACCCGGCTGACGCCGACGACATCCCACCCCGCGGCGATTACTTCTGGAAGGAGCTCCCGCGAAGCGAGTGGGGTCCAGAGCACGAGGCGTACCGAGAGTAA
- a CDS encoding Cdc6/Cdc18 family protein, giving the protein MSRYDDLFDDVAANDSVFADKSVLDPLSEPDEIVPRTDQERALATTLTGVTEGYLPTTVSIYGPPGTGKTITTRRLCREFATRQSDVGVEYVNLKECRTIFSAANEILFVLGGEKRGSYAGLDGVFEAIWERLEAYPEWTILILDEIDHIQHDANYDPSDFFYRLLRGEGKLTRDLNLSVFLISNELLTVDLRLDSRVESAMGGEEVFFPPYTEEELRAIVGARIDRAFVDGVLSEAAFERGIEEAAQRWGDARKTLRLFRQAGERANERGLEQVTVDCLVDSLEGTERETTVAKLQSLPLRHLVVLAAAVGTRDSEGTIIQPVRTSRIHDRLNQESTAERFRLGERAIQGLVGDLKTMGLVETWVESNGRDGRAMYVEMTFDPEWVDEAQTAVANELVSAKER; this is encoded by the coding sequence ATGTCACGCTACGATGATCTCTTCGACGATGTGGCCGCGAATGACTCAGTGTTCGCCGACAAGAGCGTCCTCGATCCCTTATCGGAGCCGGACGAGATCGTTCCTCGGACCGACCAGGAACGGGCGTTAGCGACGACTCTAACGGGTGTCACCGAGGGCTATCTCCCGACGACCGTCTCGATCTACGGCCCGCCAGGGACCGGGAAGACGATCACGACGCGACGGCTCTGCCGGGAGTTCGCCACCCGACAGAGCGACGTCGGTGTGGAGTACGTTAATCTCAAGGAGTGTCGGACGATCTTCAGCGCGGCCAACGAGATCCTGTTTGTCCTCGGCGGCGAGAAACGGGGTTCGTACGCCGGATTGGACGGCGTGTTCGAGGCGATCTGGGAACGGCTCGAGGCGTACCCCGAGTGGACGATCCTGATTCTCGACGAGATCGACCACATCCAGCACGACGCGAACTACGATCCCAGCGACTTCTTCTATCGCTTGCTTCGGGGGGAGGGCAAGCTCACGCGGGATCTCAACCTCTCGGTGTTCCTGATCAGCAACGAGCTGTTGACGGTGGATCTGCGCCTCGACAGTCGGGTCGAGAGCGCGATGGGCGGCGAGGAGGTGTTCTTCCCACCCTATACCGAGGAAGAGTTACGCGCGATCGTCGGCGCCCGGATCGACCGGGCGTTCGTCGACGGTGTGTTGAGCGAGGCGGCGTTCGAGCGCGGTATTGAGGAGGCCGCCCAACGATGGGGTGACGCCCGGAAGACGCTCCGGCTGTTCCGCCAGGCCGGCGAGCGGGCGAACGAGCGCGGCCTTGAGCAGGTGACCGTCGACTGTCTCGTCGACAGCCTCGAGGGGACCGAACGCGAGACGACGGTGGCAAAACTGCAGAGCCTGCCGCTGCGCCATCTGGTCGTGTTGGCGGCGGCCGTGGGGACACGGGATTCCGAGGGGACGATCATCCAGCCGGTTCGGACCAGCCGGATCCACGACCGCCTGAACCAGGAATCGACGGCCGAGCGGTTCCGCTTGGGTGAAAGGGCGATCCAGGGGCTCGTCGGCGACCTCAAGACCATGGGGCTCGTCGAGACGTGGGTCGAGTCCAACGGGCGGGACGGGCGCGCGATGTACGTCGAGATGACGTTCGATCCCGAGTGGGTCGACGAGGCCCAGACTGCGGTCGCAAATGAACTGGTGTCGGCGAAGGAGCGATGA
- a CDS encoding helix-turn-helix domain-containing protein, with product MAQVARMFLATVHFTQHRDCILRRLTADVDGPVPIEIEEVQNGLVTFVLRSGRHTDTFQSELEAADHVEHVKRLDDGNLLVTKPSCGAYSAIYRNHGTLRRSNTVSGRQREYNVLAFRREDLKAIIDDLGTFGTVTLGKLEEFRAGADSPLTDRQREVVTEALARGYYDWPREITNEGLAEELGISRATLHEHLRKAEHALLSAALADGHERTGERRFERTDLE from the coding sequence TTGGCACAGGTCGCCAGGATGTTTCTCGCGACGGTCCACTTCACCCAACACCGGGACTGTATCCTCCGGCGACTCACGGCGGACGTCGACGGTCCGGTCCCGATCGAGATCGAAGAGGTCCAGAACGGGCTCGTGACGTTCGTCCTCCGTTCGGGCCGCCATACCGATACCTTCCAATCGGAACTCGAAGCCGCCGATCACGTCGAACACGTCAAGCGCCTCGACGACGGGAACCTGCTCGTCACCAAGCCGTCCTGTGGCGCGTACTCGGCCATCTATCGGAACCACGGCACGCTCCGGCGATCGAACACCGTTTCGGGTCGGCAGCGGGAGTACAACGTCCTCGCGTTCCGGCGTGAGGACCTCAAGGCCATCATCGACGATCTGGGCACATTCGGCACGGTCACGCTCGGGAAGCTCGAGGAGTTCAGAGCCGGCGCGGACTCGCCGCTGACCGACCGCCAGCGCGAAGTCGTCACCGAAGCGCTCGCGCGTGGCTACTACGACTGGCCGCGCGAAATCACGAACGAGGGGCTCGCCGAGGAACTGGGAATCAGCCGTGCCACCCTCCACGAACACCTCCGGAAAGCGGAGCACGCACTGTTGTCCGCCGCCCTCGCGGACGGTCACGAGCGAACCGGCGAGAGACGGTTCGAACGCACCGACCTCGAGTGA